The Trichomycterus rosablanca isolate fTriRos1 chromosome 22, fTriRos1.hap1, whole genome shotgun sequence genome has a window encoding:
- the dexi gene encoding dexamethasone-induced protein homolog — translation MPHSVYSQLDSLESFIDAAPYMFYLGLFFVNVLILYYAFLMEYIVLNVGIVFLPEDMDQALVDLGVLSDPASIPYETDTETDVLEGYLE, via the coding sequence ATGCCACACTCAGTCTATTCCCAGTTAGATTCCCTGGAATCTTTCATCGACGCTGCTCCATATATGTTCTATCTCGGCCTCTTTTTTGTCAACGTCCTTATCCTTTACTATGCCTTTCTGATGGAATATATAGTGCTGAACGTGGGCATTGTGTTTCTGCCCGAGGACATGGACCAGGCGCTGGTGGATCTGGGAGTGCTCTCTGACCCAGCCTCCATCCCGTATGAGACGGACACCGAGACTGACGTCTTAGAGGGCTATCTGGAATAG